Proteins from a single region of bacterium:
- a CDS encoding iron-containing redox enzyme family protein — protein sequence MKHERLARYPSYLQDLVVDTGEARRGVTAHEAWQRMREGTIDAAQHRRMLVGFWPLIERFPQYLAQAILKTTHGRDVGQNAARSWLARNLRVEQQHAEWYLDWCDAAGFSRDDVWDGDRPVAMTAVADWCWQICSAGDLAEAMVATNFAVEGATGEWTPGVASSPAYRQLLAPQKLEAGLRWLQAHADYDDTHPWDALDIVAALVGANPTPARVRSLSRAAYKSYVLYGSALDTALDTGRAGRAAAPRVVAAR from the coding sequence ATGAAACACGAACGGCTCGCCCGTTACCCGAGCTACCTCCAGGATCTGGTCGTCGACACCGGCGAGGCCCGCCGCGGCGTCACCGCCCACGAGGCGTGGCAGCGCATGCGCGAGGGCACGATCGACGCCGCCCAGCACCGCCGCATGCTGGTCGGCTTCTGGCCGCTCATCGAGCGCTTCCCGCAGTATCTCGCGCAGGCGATCCTCAAGACGACGCACGGGCGCGACGTCGGACAGAACGCCGCGCGCTCCTGGCTGGCGCGCAACCTGCGCGTCGAGCAGCAGCATGCCGAGTGGTATCTCGACTGGTGCGACGCCGCCGGCTTCTCGCGCGACGACGTCTGGGACGGCGATCGCCCGGTCGCGATGACCGCGGTGGCCGACTGGTGCTGGCAGATATGCTCCGCGGGAGACCTCGCCGAGGCCATGGTCGCCACCAACTTCGCCGTCGAGGGCGCGACCGGGGAATGGACCCCGGGCGTCGCGTCGAGTCCGGCGTACCGCCAGCTGCTCGCGCCGCAGAAGCTCGAGGCCGGCCTGCGCTGGCTCCAGGCGCACGCGGACTACGACGACACGCACCCCTGGGACGCGCTCGACATCGTCGCCGCCTTGGTCGGCGCGAACCCCACGCCGGCGCGCGTGCGCTCGCTGTCGCGTGCCGCATACAAGAGCTACGTCCTGTACGGGAGCGCACTCGACACAGCGCTCGATACGGGCCGTGCCGGCCGCGCCGCGGCGCCGCGAGTCGTCGCAGCGCGCTGA
- the speA gene encoding biosynthetic arginine decarboxylase → MARVKDAALQSELRAWTVRDSMELYNINGWGRGFFTINEAGNVEVTPAGPGSTRIDLKKLVDDLCSRGLRLPLLIRFSDILRTRVEQLSGAFRQAIADNDYKGRYLGVYPIKVNQARHVVEELIEYGRRSNLGLEAGSKPELLVALALQDNPDALILCNGYKDRAYIETALLAQKLGRKVIIIVDQMAEVDTIIATARDLDVRPVLGVRARLSTKGAGKWVESTGDRSKFGLTTSEMVTAVEKLRAANLLDSLQLLHFHIGSQITAIRAIKDALREASRIFVELYALGAHMRYMDCGGGLGVDYDGSQTNFHSSVNYTLEEYAADVVSQIAEACDQHHVPHPDIVTESGRAMVAHHSVLVFNVLGTNEMLMGQMPEPVAEDEHRIIHSLWETFTGVSRKNFQEAYHDALQLKEEAITAFTLGVIDLKGRARAEELFYATVEKILKVVRDLEYVPDELEGLERQVSDTFYCNFSLFQSLPDHWAVRQLFPTLPIHRLNRPPQRRAVLADLTCDSDGKMDQFIDLRDVKHFLELHQPNGEPYLIGSFLVGAYQEILGDLHNLFGDTDAVHVRLDGDAYRVEHVVEGDSVAEVLSYVQYSKQDLIARVRRATEVALRDGRLTPAESGRLMRRYEEALQGYTYLTVDA, encoded by the coding sequence ATGGCACGGGTGAAGGATGCGGCGCTCCAGAGCGAGCTGCGGGCGTGGACGGTCCGCGACTCGATGGAGCTCTACAACATCAACGGATGGGGCCGCGGCTTCTTCACGATCAACGAGGCAGGCAACGTCGAGGTCACGCCCGCAGGCCCCGGCTCGACGCGCATCGACCTCAAGAAGCTGGTCGACGACCTCTGCTCGCGCGGGCTCCGCCTGCCGCTCCTGATCCGCTTCTCCGACATCCTGCGCACGCGCGTCGAGCAGCTCTCCGGTGCCTTTCGTCAGGCGATCGCCGACAACGACTACAAGGGCCGCTACCTCGGCGTGTACCCGATCAAGGTGAACCAGGCGCGGCACGTGGTCGAGGAGCTGATCGAGTACGGCCGCCGCTCGAACCTCGGCCTCGAGGCGGGCTCGAAGCCCGAGCTGCTGGTGGCGCTGGCGCTCCAGGACAACCCGGACGCGCTGATCCTCTGCAACGGCTACAAGGACCGCGCCTACATCGAGACGGCGCTGCTCGCGCAGAAGCTCGGCCGCAAGGTCATCATCATCGTCGACCAGATGGCCGAGGTCGACACGATCATCGCCACCGCGCGCGACCTCGACGTACGGCCGGTGCTCGGCGTGCGCGCGCGCCTGTCGACGAAGGGCGCGGGCAAGTGGGTCGAGTCGACCGGCGACCGCTCGAAGTTCGGCCTCACCACCTCCGAGATGGTCACCGCGGTCGAGAAGCTGCGCGCCGCGAACCTGCTCGACTCCCTGCAGCTCCTGCACTTTCACATCGGCTCGCAGATCACCGCCATCCGCGCCATCAAGGACGCGCTGCGCGAGGCGAGCCGCATCTTCGTCGAGCTCTACGCGCTCGGCGCCCACATGAGGTACATGGACTGCGGCGGCGGGCTCGGCGTCGACTACGACGGCAGCCAGACGAACTTCCACTCCTCGGTGAACTACACGCTCGAGGAGTACGCGGCGGACGTCGTCAGCCAGATCGCCGAGGCGTGCGACCAGCATCACGTGCCGCACCCCGACATCGTCACCGAGTCGGGGCGTGCCATGGTCGCGCACCACTCGGTGCTGGTGTTCAACGTGCTGGGCACCAACGAGATGCTGATGGGGCAGATGCCCGAGCCGGTCGCCGAGGACGAGCACCGCATCATCCACTCGCTCTGGGAGACGTTCACCGGCGTCTCGCGCAAGAACTTCCAGGAGGCGTACCACGACGCCCTCCAGCTGAAGGAAGAGGCGATCACCGCCTTCACGCTCGGCGTGATCGATTTGAAGGGCCGCGCCCGCGCCGAGGAGCTGTTCTACGCCACGGTCGAGAAGATCCTGAAGGTCGTGCGCGACCTCGAGTACGTGCCCGACGAGCTCGAGGGTCTCGAGCGGCAGGTGTCGGACACGTTCTACTGCAACTTCTCGCTCTTCCAGTCGCTGCCCGACCACTGGGCGGTGCGCCAGCTCTTCCCGACGCTGCCGATCCATCGCCTGAACCGCCCGCCGCAGCGCCGCGCCGTGCTCGCCGACCTCACCTGCGACAGCGACGGCAAGATGGACCAGTTCATCGACCTGCGCGACGTGAAGCACTTCCTCGAGCTGCACCAGCCGAACGGCGAGCCGTACCTGATCGGCAGCTTCCTCGTCGGCGCCTACCAGGAGATCCTGGGCGACCTGCACAACCTCTTCGGCGACACCGACGCCGTCCACGTCCGCCTCGACGGCGACGCCTACCGCGTCGAGCACGTCGTCGAGGGCGACTCGGTCGCCGAGGTGCTGTCGTACGTGCAGTACTCGAAGCAGGATCTGATCGCGCGCGTGCGCCGCGCCACCGAGGTCGCGCTGCGCGACGGACGCCTCACGCCCGCCGAGTCGGGCCGCCTCATGCGCCGGTACGAGGAAGCCCTCCAGGGCTATACGTACCTGACCGTCGACGCGTAG